The following proteins are encoded in a genomic region of Oncorhynchus gorbuscha isolate QuinsamMale2020 ecotype Even-year linkage group LG11, OgorEven_v1.0, whole genome shotgun sequence:
- the LOC124047976 gene encoding GTP-binding protein Di-Ras2 has protein sequence MPEQSNDYRVVVFGAGGVGKSSLVLRFVKGTFRDSYIPTVEDTYRQVISCDKSICTLQITDTTGSHQFPAMQRLSISKGHAFILVYSVTSRQSLEELKPIYEQVCQIKGEVETCPIMLVGNKCDETSAREVETTDGDATSKKWKCAFMETSAKTNHNVKELFQELLNLEKRRTVSLQIDGKSKQQKRAEKLKGKCVVM, from the coding sequence ATGCCGGAGCAGAGCAACGATTATCGCGTGGTGGTGTTCGGCGCCGGAGGTGTGGGGAAGAGCTCCCTGGTTCTCCGCTTCGTCAAGGGGACCTTCCGCGACAGCTACATCCCCACCGTGGAGGACACATACAGACAGGTGATTAGCTGCGACAAGAGCATCTGCACACTTCAGATCACAGACACCACAGGCAGCCACCAGTTCCCCGCCATGCAGCGTCTGTCCATCTCCAAGGGCCACGCCTTCATCCTGGTCTACTCTGTCACCAGCCGTCAGTCTCTGGAGGAGCTCAAGCCCATCTATGAGCAGGTGTGTCAGATCAAGGGCGAAGTGGAGACGTGTCCCATCATGCTGGTGGGCAACAAGTGCGACGAGACGTCGGCGCGCGAGGTGGAGACCACGGATGGCGACGCCACGTCCAAGAAGTGGAAGTGTGCCTTCATGGAGACGTCGGCCAAGACCAACCACAACGTCAAGGAGCTCTTCCAGGAGCTGCTCAACCTGGAGAAACGCAGGACTGTCAGCCTCCAGATCGACGGCAAATCGAAGCAGCAGAAACGCGCCGAGAAGCTCAAGGGCAAGTGTGTGGTCATGTGA